The sequence below is a genomic window from Ipomoea triloba cultivar NCNSP0323 chromosome 2, ASM357664v1.
ACGCGGAGTTGGTAGCAGTTTTGTTAAAATATATGCAAATTGATCTTTAGTAGATATAAAATTAACTTGAAGCTCCCCAGACGTCACGCCTTAACCCACACgaagtgataatcaatctccaTGTGTTTAATCTGTGCATGAAACACTAGATTGGCACAGAGATAGGTCGCGCCCAGATTATTGCACCACAAACGAGGAGGACAACCCAGTGGAAAACCAAGTTCACGCAGCAGAGACATAGCCCAAacctaataagagccaataaagttaggcttTTAACTAACGGGAACTAAAAAAGGTCGGTGTAattatttgttgaaatgaatggttcatattattttgattttagtatttttattattattatttttacgactttaccctctattatattatttacttttccTGAATACGCATGCATTTCATCaatgtaaactttagtaacgaaatattccattaattatttattattcttaacttattgatttttataaagaaggtcttaggttcgacctcatctcaatcaaaattaacataattgctaacatatactatgaatatgttagagtatattaaaaaaaaaaatacaatataagaGCCAATGTGATTGCTCACTCTCTGGTCAGGGCTTCTTGCTCGTATATTGGTTGGGAGGTGTGGAACGTAGATATCCCTCATTGTATCCGTGATTTGATTTCACAATTATAGTTCGCTTTGATagttattttcaatatatatatatatatatatatatatatatatatttatatataatataaaatttaacatgaactttggttaattaattagaataacGCATTGAGCATTGATGAAACGATACACcttatttacaatatatattcaacacaGATGAAAAACTATGTctattatcattgtcttttGGGGAAGGAGGATTTTGTTCTGTTTTTGAAAATGCAATGCGCAAAGGCACTAAAGTTCCAGTGATCGAAGCACACCAGGATACTAGACCAAATTAAGAATTCATTTCTTGCGAAAGTGGAAACAAGAGGAATCATGAATCACGCCAATTAATAGAGCTTTGTGTTGCAAAAACTATGCTTAGGGTACTATCAAGTGAAGGTGTTTCCCTCTAAAATTGTTATCACCAGCTAATTCAACTTTTATACCACATGTCATAGTTATGCATTtctgaaatatttatttttatacaaaatttgataatcttgcattgatatatgcGAGGATACTgaatgatactttgataaattctgaaacattaatttaaaaatacacatttaaCATACTATTTACACAATATGTGGGTGGTAACTAGAAATAGTTATGAGATTACTATgcttctatatttttttattccttCATTGTCACTATAAAATCTCACAAGAAAACTAACTGTCAGTACTTTAAATGTCCGCATACACATCAATTAAGTAGAACTTGGTaggttattttttataataattttaaaaatatttttagtaaaaaaatatgattCTCCATAAATATAGTATAGTTAGAATAGTATCTACCTCGCAATTAATGTCTAAGtctcttttaaattttcaaaaaaaaaaatctcaaaaccAATAGCAAATATGATATATACTCTTAGTTGTAGgatatgtaaaatttttattttaaatttcgtAACACCAAATTtcaataaactaaaataatgGTAGAATAGAGGGAGTATAATGATGTTGACAGTCACAAGCAGCTCATGGTCGCTGTCGGAGTTCCGTTAAACAAATTCCGTCAACCCTGAACCCTCAGTGCACCCCAGAAAGCCGCGTAGAAGCGGGTCCCAGAGATCGCCGATCCCAGAAAAAAGCTACAAAATTATTCCTCAATAACACTGGACAATAAAATATTCCAAACTTTCTTTAATGCAAAccgataaatatatatataaacatcaaTGATGAGTTGCAGAAGTTTCATTGCATTTTCTGCTACCATTTCCACTTGCTCTTGAAGATACTCAGAATCAAAATCAACCTTCAGTGTCTCTTGAAAACAGCTGTGGCTGCAAATTGACTATTGTGTGGGGTTTATGGTGTGGGTCCAACCCCCCCAATTCTCCCCTCCCCTATGCAATTTCTCTCTAAATTGACAGCCTAATCAACAGCCTGGAAAGAGCTGTGTCAGTCGCCACTAAcagccttcttcttcttcttcatggtGCCATTTTCCCACTACCAGTCCACTTTGCAGCATATGGGGAGTTCTTAGCTCTAGTACTAAGGTAAGGGTAGTGGAAACTGCAAAAAAGCTTTGATTTTTATCCCTCCTGATTGtatttttcttgcatttttaTAGTTATAGTAGCTTGAATTGCTTATTATTTGTTATAGAGCATTGCTTTGTATGCATCTAGGTAGTTGGGTTGATGGGTACTAGAATTGGGCAAGTGGGAAAACAGTTATTTGGAATTTGAGAGGTAGTTGTAGGGATTGAGTTGAAACATTCAAACTTTGAAGTATACTGGTCAATTTCTGGCAGTGTAGTGCTTTTAGGCATTAAGATTCCTAGGATGGTGACTTTGAGAATAAAGACATGGATACTTTTGGTTTTATCTGTTTCCATAGTATTAAGGTTTTTGGGTCATGTGTCAGATGCTGCCTTCACTCCTGTGGATAATTACTTAATTGCTTGTGGATTTTCAGAAAATGTCACCTTTCTTGGCCAAACCTATGTTCCTGATTCAGTTCGATCCTCGGTTTCTATGGAAAGTGAGGGAAACCTTGTTGCAGCCACCTCCAATTCTTCTGCCCCTTTTCCTATATACCAATCAGCTAGAATTTTCACCAGTACAACATCTTACTTGTTTGATATTGAGCAAGAAGGCCGGCATTGGGTCCGCCTTTACTTCTACCCTCTTCCAGGCCACAATTTAACATCCGCTTCAATAACTGTAGTCACAGAAGATTTTGTTCTCTTGAACAATTTCAGTTTCAAGAGATACAATGGCTCTTACCTCTTTAAGGAGTATGCAATCAATGTTACTTCTGATAGCTTGATTCTTACCTTCATCCCATCAAACGGCTCTGTTGCATTCATTAATGCAATTGAAGTTGTATCCATCCCGGATGAGTTGATCCCAGACAAGGTGGCTTCAGTTTCTCCATCGAGTTCTATTAGTGGCCTTTCTGGGCTGACCCTTGAAACTGTTTATCGTGTAAACATGGGCGGTCCTCTCATTACTGCTCAGAATGACACATTAGGCAGGACTTGGGAGAATGATCTGAAGTACCTCCATGTAAACAGCTCTGCCATGAATGTTTCAGTTAGTCCATCGAGTATAAAATATCCAGCTTCTGTCACGCCTGAAGTTGCGCCAGATTTGGTTTATGCAACTGCAGAGACTATGGGAGATGCAAATGTAGCTAATGGCAATTTCAATGTTACTTGGGTCTTTTCAGTGGATCCAAATTTCGTGTATTTTGTTCGAGTTCATTTCTGCGATATTGTGAGCGAGTCTATGAACAGTTTGGTGTTTCACCTTTATATCAATGATGACATTGCTTTAGCAGATCTTGACGTGACTAATCAAGCTGGCAATTTGGATGTGCCATATTACCGAGATTTTCTTTCCAACTCATCAACTGATGATGTAGGCATTCTAACAGTGAGTGTTGGTCCAGACCCAAGTGCTGATTTCATCAATGCAATCATGAATGGTTTGGAGATCATGAAGCTTAGCAATGGAGCCAGGAGTTTGGATGGGGATTCACCGGTTGAGACTCTCCATGCATTGCCCCCGAGAAAGAGCAAGAAAGGTGTCATCATTATCTCTGTTGTGGGAGCATCAGCTGCACTGCTGATGATTGGTTTGTGTTATCACTGCATTTCAACCCGCAGGTCGAAGGCCATTCAACAAGGTCTGGGGCATCATTGGCTCCCTCTTGGAAATTCTTTGACTCTGTCAAAATTTTCTACAATTTCCCAAAAGAGTGGAACAGCAAGTTGCATCTCCTTAGCTTCTCCTAACCTTGGCAGGTTCTTcacttttcaagaaataatgGATGCCACTAATAAATTCGACGAAGGCTTGCTTCTTGGTGTTGGTGGTTTTGGTAGGGTCTACAAGGGATCACTGGAAGATGGTAACAAGGTAGCTGTCAAGAGAGGAAACCCGAGATCTGAGCAAGGTATTGCTGAATTTCAAACCGAGATTGAAATGTTGTCCAAGCTTCGCCACCGTCACCTCGTGTCTTTGATAGGCTATTGTGATGAAAGGTCAGAAATGATACTTGTTTATGAATACATGGCAAACGGGCCTCTTCGAAGCCATCTTTATGGAGCTGACCTCCCACCGATTTCATGGAAGCAGCGCCTTGAGATCTGTATTGGGGCTGCTAAGGGGCTTCATTATCTCCATACTGGTGCAACTCAAAGTATTATTCATCGCGATGTGAAAACAACCAACATACTTTTAGACGATAACTTTGTGGCCAAGGTTGCTGATTTTGGCCTCTCAAAGACTGGACCAGCTCTAGATCAGACCCACGTGAGTACTGCCGTTAAGGGTAGCTTTGGGTACCTTGATCCCGAATACTTCAGAAGGCAGCAGCTCACCGAGAAATCTGATGTTTATTCATTTGGTGTAGTCCTGGTGGAAGTCCTTTGCTCAAGACCGGCTCTGAATCCCGTCCTTCCTCGGGAGCAAGTAAATATATCCGAGTGGGCTTTGTCTTGGCAAAAGAAAGGCATGTTGGGCGAGATCATGGATTCAAGCCTTAAGGGAAAGGTGAACCCGGCCTCTCTAAAGAAGTTCGGGGAGAcagtagaaaagtgtttggctGAGCACGGGGTTGATAGGCCTTCCATGGGCGATGTTTTGTGGAATTTAGAATATGCTCTTCAGCTCGAGGAGACCACATCAGCTCTCACAGAGCCCGATGATAACAGCACGAACCATATCCCCGATATATCCTTGCCAACGCCCGAGCCATTTGACAACAGCGTAAGCATGATGGACGGGGTTCAGTCAGGAACAGATGACGATGTAGAGGATGGTGTCACCAGTGTTGTTTTCTCCCAGCTCATGAATCCACTTGGAAGGTGagatgaattatattatatgcatttGTGGCCATTTAGCATTCCTCAATttctaaatttcttttttattgtttgtatCTCATATTATTCATTGTGTACTGTAAATAATTGGTGGGGCTACTGGTCTCtaaaatatttgtgtttgaattacCCATAAGCATTGTACCATTGTCTTCATTCAGTGGGTACATGATTTAGTCCATCTTGTAGCCACTCATTCAGAAAGAACTTGAATAAAACACAAGCTATCATCTGTTCAGTTTCTGGAAATGTAGGGTCAATGGAACAGTAACAGAATATATTGCTGCAATTAATAGTAGCATATTGCAGGTTATTGGAAGAATATAGGTTCTTCAAATACTAATCTCTGTTGATTCTGTGTCAAGGTTTGTCAAGTGAAATGGTATTATGTTTTCAGGCTTACACTGCCTTCTTTTTggatttttgaaaatgaaaatacatttattcaaagaaacaaaacaGGGGTTAAGCAATATGGCAAAACGAACATTCAGATTGTTGTGTATGTCTCATATGTACTGAAAGATGATAGGTGTTGGACAGAACAGAGCTCTACTTATTCCTCTCTGAGTCGCGTTTCTCGGTGGACAGGAATGAGTAATCAATCAAGAATCAAATATCTCATAAAACTATAGCTTTTGGcttagtgattttttttattttttttttttgaaaataggcGTAGTggttaaaaactcaaaaataaatattcagaAACTAgacaatatatgttcataaacccAAACTTAATGTTCACTAATCCAACACTACGGCTCATAATGTTACATGCTAATAACATGTCTATGTTCAAAAACTCAAAGCTTAATGTTCAAAAATTAGACGCTAAGTTCATGTAGCGAAGCAGAGTGGAGTCCAACACCTATCCAGGTTAtgttttttctcttttgttGCATCGGAGTGGGTCAGAGTGCTACCCCACGGTATGGTACATAGGTAATTTAGTACAAATACatgttaaatataaatatgggGAGAAGGTAGAACACATTGCTGAACCACGTAAATTTGTTATGGTTTATCTCAACACAGATGTATCAATTGTAAGGCAAAGATTGATATTTTATTCACTATGGTAGGAGCCAAAGTTTCATAAACTGCTATCAAAGAATTGCATATTCTTTGTGAGCAGTGATTCCAACTGGATTGAACAAGCAATACAAGCAATCTGTTGAGAGAAGTGATGTAACTCTGTACTTATCATTGCCTCCCACCACCGGCATGGCTACTCCGGGCTTCGCCGGATTCTGGAAATCAGGCCGGTAAGTGCGGCCAAGCAATCCTTCAACCTCCGGCGAGAGGCCGAAGAACCTAAACTGCAACTCCAAGTGAACAAAACAGTCATCACGAGGAATCTGATAATTATGAACCCTGTCGTCCTCTTTAGTTACAGGAACTACATTCACTGCGATTTCTGCAATCTCTGATACAGATATTGTAACGCTGTTCTTGCTGGAAATTCTCTCGACTTTAACATCATTTTCAGGGGACTTCCATACCGAGAAAGGGGTTTCAGGCAAAAAAATGTGTTCCCCATTATAAGAAAACTTGAGATGGTCTATTGTGTCATCCCATTCTGCTGCTTTTGTTgccgagagagagagagtgtgggTGCCAAAGAGGATCCCCAGTGcttgaatccaagtatagtCCCTGGCTCGGCCCGCGGGGCGACGGCCGATGAAACGGGCGTTGATTTGGAGATTAGGATCGGAGACTAAGCTGAAATGCTCATTGCTCTTTCCATGGAAGTAAAAGACTCTCCCGTCCCCTCCGATGAAGCGGGGATCATAGCATGCAGCTCCCACGCC
It includes:
- the LOC116011015 gene encoding receptor-like protein kinase THESEUS 1 isoform X2; the encoded protein is MESEGNLVAATSNSSAPFPIYQSARIFTSTTSYLFDIEQEGRHWVRLYFYPLPGHNLTSASITVVTEDFVLLNNFSFKRYNGSYLFKEYAINVTSDSLILTFIPSNGSVAFINAIEVVSIPDELIPDKVASVSPSSSISGLSGLTLETVYRVNMGGPLITAQNDTLGRTWENDLKYLHVNSSAMNVSVSPSSIKYPASVTPEVAPDLVYATAETMGDANVANGNFNVTWVFSVDPNFVYFVRVHFCDIVSESMNSLVFHLYINDDIALADLDVTNQAGNLDVPYYRDFLSNSSTDDVGILTVSVGPDPSADFINAIMNGLEIMKLSNGARSLDGDSPVETLHALPPRKSKKGVIIISVVGASAALLMIGLCYHCISTRRSKAIQQGLGHHWLPLGNSLTLSKFSTISQKSGTASCISLASPNLGRFFTFQEIMDATNKFDEGLLLGVGGFGRVYKGSLEDGNKVAVKRGNPRSEQGIAEFQTEIEMLSKLRHRHLVSLIGYCDERSEMILVYEYMANGPLRSHLYGADLPPISWKQRLEICIGAAKGLHYLHTGATQSIIHRDVKTTNILLDDNFVAKVADFGLSKTGPALDQTHVSTAVKGSFGYLDPEYFRRQQLTEKSDVYSFGVVLVEVLCSRPALNPVLPREQVNISEWALSWQKKGMLGEIMDSSLKGKVNPASLKKFGETVEKCLAEHGVDRPSMGDVLWNLEYALQLEETTSALTEPDDNSTNHIPDISLPTPEPFDNSVSMMDGVQSGTDDDVEDGVTSVVFSQLMNPLGRSQSFINCYQRIAYSL
- the LOC116011016 gene encoding uncharacterized protein LOC116011016, which produces MKMVNCKSLLLILLVHFAGLVEIHAQKPEKVACLRRGLRCFLKSMTCPQECPSRNPKVPKAKACFINCDSPLCQPECKNRVPNCNGVGAACYDPRFIGGDGRVFYFHGKSNEHFSLVSDPNLQINARFIGRRPAGRARDYTWIQALGILFGTHTLSLSATKAAEWDDTIDHLKFSYNGEHIFLPETPFSVWKSPENDVKVERISSKNSVTISVSEIAEIAVNVVPVTKEDDRVHNYQIPRDDCFVHLELQFRFFGLSPEVEGLLGRTYRPDFQNPAKPGVAMPVVGGNDKYRVTSLLSTDCLYCLFNPVGITAHKEYAIL
- the LOC116011015 gene encoding receptor-like protein kinase THESEUS 1 isoform X1 → MVTLRIKTWILLVLSVSIVLRFLGHVSDAAFTPVDNYLIACGFSENVTFLGQTYVPDSVRSSVSMESEGNLVAATSNSSAPFPIYQSARIFTSTTSYLFDIEQEGRHWVRLYFYPLPGHNLTSASITVVTEDFVLLNNFSFKRYNGSYLFKEYAINVTSDSLILTFIPSNGSVAFINAIEVVSIPDELIPDKVASVSPSSSISGLSGLTLETVYRVNMGGPLITAQNDTLGRTWENDLKYLHVNSSAMNVSVSPSSIKYPASVTPEVAPDLVYATAETMGDANVANGNFNVTWVFSVDPNFVYFVRVHFCDIVSESMNSLVFHLYINDDIALADLDVTNQAGNLDVPYYRDFLSNSSTDDVGILTVSVGPDPSADFINAIMNGLEIMKLSNGARSLDGDSPVETLHALPPRKSKKGVIIISVVGASAALLMIGLCYHCISTRRSKAIQQGLGHHWLPLGNSLTLSKFSTISQKSGTASCISLASPNLGRFFTFQEIMDATNKFDEGLLLGVGGFGRVYKGSLEDGNKVAVKRGNPRSEQGIAEFQTEIEMLSKLRHRHLVSLIGYCDERSEMILVYEYMANGPLRSHLYGADLPPISWKQRLEICIGAAKGLHYLHTGATQSIIHRDVKTTNILLDDNFVAKVADFGLSKTGPALDQTHVSTAVKGSFGYLDPEYFRRQQLTEKSDVYSFGVVLVEVLCSRPALNPVLPREQVNISEWALSWQKKGMLGEIMDSSLKGKVNPASLKKFGETVEKCLAEHGVDRPSMGDVLWNLEYALQLEETTSALTEPDDNSTNHIPDISLPTPEPFDNSVSMMDGVQSGTDDDVEDGVTSVVFSQLMNPLGRSQSFINCYQRIAYSL